One Cellulosilyticum sp. I15G10I2 genomic window, TATTTACTGCTTTTTACAATTTGATTAGTAAGGTTTATGAGAATGAAGAAGCAATAAAGATACTTAAAAAAGAGGTAGATGATCTAAAGAGAGGTGATAGTGATGGAGATTTATAGTTATAATATGCTGGCTTATATCAAGACACATAGTGATATCCCTGTTCAATTTCTAGTGGATGAAAATAATAAAGTTTTCGGGTATATAGATGAAGAATATGCTCAGGAGTTTAATGAGATTAAGCAGATGTATAAGGCTGATTTAGAACTGAGAGAATATTTAAATGCGTTCAAAGAGATCAAGCAAGAAGCTATGAGAATTAAATACGGATGTTAGAAGGGTATCTATATGATGCCTTATTTTTATGTAACAAAATGGGTATATGCAAGAAGTGAGTGCAATGTAATAAGCATATGCGAAACAGGAGGGTTTTGCACTCCAATCAGAAAATAATATGATTGGGGATGATGTTAATGAGTACGACAGAAACATGGAATAGAACAAACAAAGTAGGAATTAGAGCAGAAAATTTATTTATGAAGGTAATGACTGATAGAGGACATAAAATTAAAGATGTTAGATTGGATAAAGAGTATCAAAAAAAGGATATTGATTTCATATTAAAAAATGCACAATCAGGGAGTATTTCCAGCTACGAATGTAAGGGTGAAGGAGAAATGTATAAATATGGTAACTTCTGTGTAGAAAAGTATCAAGATGCTGATACTGGCAGAAAAGGATGGTTCTATTATACAGAGGCTGATTACATAGCTACGGTGGATGTTGTAAGTGAGATAATTTACATGTATCATTTTGAGGATTTGCAGAGCTATATCAATATCCATGAAAGTAAGTTAAGATTGTTAAGTGCTTGGGATAAGGCTAGTGATAATAGTAATAAAAAGTTACATAGGAAGTATTGGTTAGTTAATTGGATAAAGTTTAAAAAGTGGCTTACTGATAATGATAAAGTATCTGTAATCATTGATGTTAATGAATCAACATATATTTTTTAATTTTTATGTTTAGTAATACTAAGTATAAAATATAGTAATAATTAATTTAAGGTAAGAAAGGATGTGATATGAATGCCTAAACATATAGAAGGAATTACAGAACAAATGTATAAAGCTATACAATTGCTTGTATGGAGTGATAAAGGTAAATCTGAAATTGCAGAAGAAATTGGTGTAGCTAGAGAAACTATTTGGCGATGGTATAAACGAGATGACTTCATGGATGAGTTACAAAAGGAACGCAGAAATAAGTTTCATGTAGCTGGAGATGTTGCACAAAAAGAGTTGCTTAAGTTAATTAAGGATGATAGCGATAAACGTACACAATTACAAGCTATTAAACTGGTGCTTGGTGAAAATAATATGTGTACCGATAAATCACAGATAGATTTGAAAACCACACAAAATATCAAAGTATCATTTATTAAGGATAATGAGGAAGAATAAGCAAGTAAAACCAATGTTTTAAACCCCTATGATTTATTTATCTGGACTTTACTCTAAACAAATAGTATAAAGCATATCAATATTTGTTTGTTTAGAGTTATATTTTAATTTAATAAACATTTGTTTTAGTAAATTATTGACTCTAAATAAACAGATATGCTATAATTAATTCAAACAATCAAAGGGGTTGAGGGTATGAATATAGCATATGTGCGTGTATCTACAATAGAGCAAAACGAGGAACGTCAAGTTAAAGCATTAGAAGTAAGGAATATAGATAAATGGTTTGTTGAAAAGGTAAGTGCAAAAGATACAAATAGGAAAGAGTTAAAAGCTATGTTAGAGTTTGCAAGAGAAGGTGATACTATTTATATTCATGACTTTTCTAGGTTGGCTAGAAGTACAACAGATTTGCTTAATATAGTTGAACAGTTAAATAAAAAAGGTATTCACTTAGTCAGTAACAAAGAGAATATAGATAGTAGTACACCAACAGGAAAACTTATGCTTACTATGATAGGAGCAATAAACGAATTTGAACGTACCAACTTAAAGGAACGTCAAGCAGAAGGGATTGCGATTGCCAAACAAAAAGGTAAGTTTAAGGGTAGGAAGAAAATAGATTATCCTCAGCAATGGAAAGAAGTGTATTCACAGTATAAACAGAGAGAGATAACAGCTAATAAAGCAATGGAGTTATTAAATCTAAAGAGAAATACATTTTATAATTTAATAAAAGAATATGAGCAAGAACGATGAGCTATCTCGATAATGAGGTAGCTTTTTTATTTGAACAGGTGGGTGTTCCCCCTTTTCGAAATGGTGTACCCCTCTAAAGGGTATCAATAATTTTCACAACTAAATTTTAAACCAGAAGAGAGGTGATTCATATTAGATGGTAAAGCAAGAAATAGATTTACAAATTGACGAAAGAAATTTTAATGAAGCGTACTTTCCACATGTAATAGATTATTCACATCGTTACAATGTTTATTATGGCGGTAGATGTTCAGGTAAATCATATTTTATATCAGATAAACTACTTATAAAAGGTTTAAGTGATAAACGTAGAATGTTATTTCTTATGAAAGAAGGGAATAAAGTTGAGGACACTATTTGGCGATTATTTTTAGATAGTATACATAAGTTTCAACTATATAACCAATGCAAAATCAATAAATCGAATCATACAATAGAATTGCCTAATGGAACATGGGTAAAAATGACTGGTATGGATGACCCTGAGAAAGCTAAAGGATATGTTGATATAGATACAGTGTGGTTTGAGGAATGCACAAAGTTTAATATAGAGGACATTGACCTCGTAGATGGTACATTAAGGGGTAAAAAGAAAAATAAAGAAATATATTTTTCATTCAATCCAGTTGATAAGTCAAATTGGGTATATAAATATTTTGGATTCGATACTGGAGTAGTTCCACCAGATACTTTTATTCTCAAAACTACATATAAAGATAATAAATGGTGTACAGAAGCTGAAATAAAACGACTAGAACGTCTAAAGGAACGTAATCCAGCTAGATATAAGATTGAAGCAGAAGGCGATTTTGCCACTTTAGATAAACTTGTAATTCCACACTATAATATTGAGGAATTTGATTGGCAAGAAAAGTTAAATGAGGATAAAGGGGATAAGAGATTTCTTGCATTGGGAAGTGACTTTGGATATCAAGATCCTACAACTCTTATATGTAGCGTAGTAGATGATAAAAATAAGAAATTATATATCTATGATGAGCATTATGAAAGAGGAATGTTAAATACTGATATAGCCAGAATGATAATTAGTAAGAATCTAAGAAAAGAGAAGATATTCTTTGATTGTGCAGAGCCTAAATCAATTCAAGAATTGCGTAAACTAGGTATTGAACGGGCTACACCTTGCAAAAAAGGTAAAGATAGTATTAAGCATGGACTACAGAAGTTATTGCAATATGAGATTATAGTGCATCCTAAATGTACCCATGTTATAGATGAATTTAATAACTATTGCTATAAGAAAAGTAAACAAACTGGAGAATATACAAATGAGCCATTGGATAATGGATTTTGTCATTGTATCGATGCCCTGAGATACTCTCTACAGATTATAAAGAAACAAGCCAAAGTATTAACTATAAAACTATAGAAAGAGGTGAATAAATGTTCTATATAGATAAAAATAAAGCACTAACAACGGAGCTGATAGATAAATACATAGAAGTGTTTAAAGCAAACCAACTTCCTAGATTACAAAAACTTAAAAGGTATTATGATTGCAAAAATGATACCATAATAAATCGTACATTTGCAGATACAACTAAACCTAATGTGAAAATAGCTACTCCTTGGGGTAAGTACATTAGTGATATAGTATCTGCTTATTTTATTGGTAAGCCAGTTACATATACGAGTAAAGATTCAGCTCTACTAGAAGAATTATCAGCTATATTTCGCTACAATGATGAATCTACTAAAAATCAGCAATTGGCTATTGATATGAGTATATATGGCATAGCATATGAGCTACTATACTTATCAGAGGATAAAGTGATTAGATTTAGTACAATCAATCCACAAACAGTTATTCCAATTTATGACAATAGTATATCAGAGGATTTATTATACTGTATAAGATTTTTTGATACCAAGGATATTCTTACCGACGAGGTGGTAACAAACATTGAGGTGTATACAGATAGTGAGATTATATCCTATGAAAAAAATAAGAATGGTACTGTATTAATAGATAGCATATCACATTATTTTGGAGAAGTGCCAGTTAATGTATATAAAAATAACAATGATACATTTGGAGATTTTGAGAAGGTTATACCATTGGTTGATGGGTATGATTTATCACTCTCAGATACTGCTAATGCCAGAGAAGAGTTAAATAATTCATATCTAGTATTCAAGAACACTAATCTTGAGGATACTGACATATTGTCAATGAAAGAGAAACGTATTATCCAGATAGAAGATGCTCAAGAAGGTATGCAGTCAGCAATACAATTCCTTAATAAAGATTCTAATGATATTGAAGCCGAGAACTATAAATCACGTTTAGAAAAGGATATACATAAATTTAGCTATGTTAATGACTTGCTAGATACTAAGTCGCATACATCTGCAACACAAGCAAGATTGGGTATGATGGGATTAGAACAACTAACAGCTATCAAGGAATCATATTTTAAATATGCCCTCATACGTAGAATTGAAATGATATGTAATATATTATCTGTCACTGGCAGTACTTATAATTTCAATGATATAGCAATTACCTTTGTAAGAAATATCCCATTAGATATTACTGTACTATCAGATGCTCTCTCTAAGTTATTACCATTTGTAAGCAGAGAAACATTATTATCACAATTACCTTTTGTATCAGATGTAGAGGAAGAGATGGAGAAAATAGCAAAGGAAAATGAGATCAACTCCTATCTAATGGGAAGTGATGTTGATGAGTAATTACTGGCAAGAAAGGTTACTAGATGATATCTATAATAAGAATACTAAAGCATTAGAAAAAAAGGTAATATCCATTTATAAACAAGCCAATAAATCCATCAATAATGAGATAACAAAACTATGGTTATCAATGCTTGAAGATGGTGAAATATCAGCATCTACCTTATATAAAATGAATAGGTTTAGAGCATTACAGGACACCATACAGCGTGAATTATATAAACTGGGTACGATTGAACAGGAGTATATACAATCAACGCTCCTTGATAGCTACAAACAATCATACATAGGTACCAATGATGGATATAATCTCAATACTAGCTTGACAATTTTTAATGATAATATAGCAAAAAATATTGTTAATGCTAATTTCAAAGGTGCAGTTTATAGTGACCGTATTTGGCTAAATAAGGATAAGTTAAGAGAGCAAATTGAGAAGAGTATTATAAATACCGCTATCACTGGTCAAGATGTTAGGAAAGCATCAAGAGCTGTTAGAGATAGATTTGGTGTAGCTTATTCAGATGCTGAAAGATTAATCCGCACTGAAAATATGCGTGTACTCAATAGTGGGCAAATGAAATCTTATATAGATAACGGATATGAGAAGTATAGAATTTTAGCGTCACTAGATAGTAGAACGAGTGATATATGCAAGGAGCAGAACGGAAACATTTACAACTTCAGTGAAGCAATACAAGGGGTAAATTATCCACCATTCCATGTAAATTGTAGAAGTATAGCAGTCCCAGTTATTAACTAGGGATTATTTTTATGCCTTTTTATAATAGGGGTTAGGCTTAAAAGAAACAACTAAATTAAAACGTATAGGGGTGTGCAAAAGTGCACAACTAAAGAGAGGATGTATAAATAATGGAAGATAATCAAAACGTTAACGTAGAGCAAGAGGAATTAGAAACAAACGAAAATAAAACATATACTCAAGATGAGATGCTGGCATTAATCCAGAGCGAGACTGATAAAAGGGTTGCTCAGGCATTAAAAACTCAGCAAAAGAAATTCGAGAAAGAAATGGCTAAAAATAAATCACTATCTGCCCTTGATGAAGAGGGTAGAGCCAAAGCAGAAAAAGATATGCGCATTCAGGAGTTAGAAGATCAGTTACAACAATTTAGGCTCACTAATACAAAAGTAGAGATTGGAAAAGTACTATCCAATAGAGGATTAGATGCCAACCTAGTTGATTATGTAGTTGTATCAGATGATGCTGATGAAGCGATGGAACGTATTGAAAAGCTGGATAAAATATTTAAAAACATGGTCAAAATTGAAATCGAGAAGAGATTAAATACTTCTAATCCAAAAGTTAGCACTGTTGGGCTTGATGGTCAGATTACAAAAGAGCAGTTTAATAAAATGACCATACAACAACAAACTGACCTTTATAAAAATAATAAAGATTTATATATGCAATTAACAAACAAGTAAGAAAGCCAAGGTGAAATGATACATCCTATGGCTTATTTTTATGCGAAAAATTAAAAAAAATTAAACGTATGCTCCCTTAATAGGTTGAGCAAAGAAAGAGGTAATAATTATGGCACATACAATTTATGAAAACTTTATTTTAGAAAACAAAATCGACAATATGATTGATACTCAATTATCTGTAGTACCTTTCTTTACAGCAGATAACACTTTAGAAGGTTCTGCTGGTATGAAAATTATGAAACACCGTTACAAAGCTACGGGTTCTGTTCGTGACGTAGCAATGGGTGAAGGGAATCAAGCATTAGATGATGTGGAAGTTGATTTTGATGAATTTGAATACGAAGTAAAATATGTACAAGGTAGATTTCCTTATTTTGATGAACAAGCAATGCAAGACCCTATGTTAGTACAAACTGGTGTAGAAAAGATGTCAGCTAATATGGTAAATGAATTAACAAGTAAGTTTTATGCTGAACTAGATAAAGCTACAAACATAATGAATTATCCAACTGGCGGTATTGACTTTAATACAATTGTTGATGCTACAGCAGAATTTGGTGAGGATGAAGATGGTTTATTCCTATTAATTAATCCAGCTCAGAAAGCACAAATTAGAAAGAATCTTAAAGATGACCTTAAATATGTTGAAGGGTTTGTTAGAACAGGATACATAGGGACTATCAATAATGTTCCAGTTTATACTTCTAAATCTGTTCCAGCTGATACAGCATTCTTAGCTAAAAAATCAGCAGTTACTGTATTTACTAAGAAAGGTTCAGAAGTTGCACAGGAGAGAGATGAGAACATCCGTAAAAATACTATCTATGGACGTAAATGTCATTTAGTAGCACTTACAGATGCAAGTAAAGTAGTTAAATTAGCCAAAACTGTTTAATCTGAGGGGGATATAATTCCCTCTCTATTTTTATAGAAAGGAATGAGGGATGATGGAACTCTTAGAACAAATTAAGTTATTATCAGATAACAAAAATGATGCTCTTATTAATCTTTTGATAACCAAGACAAAGAAGGAAATAGAAACTATAACTAAACTAACATACATTGAAGCAATGGATAATGTTTTAGTTGATATAGTTATAGTTAAATTAAATCGTAAAGGAAACGAAGGAATTAATAGTATCTCAGCATCTGGTATGAGCGAATCCTATAGTGATAAGTATCCGCAGTATATTAATGCTCAATTGGATAAATTTATTAAGAGGGTGAAGTTATTATGATTAATTCTAATATGAAAGAATTTACCCTTCAGCAGAAAGTAACCATATATGATAACTATGGAAATCCTAAGGATGAATGGGAAGATATTGATACTATTGATGTAAGTATTGCTAAAGAAAAATTATTTAAAGTAATAGGTGACCAAACGTATATATTACATCAACCCATGGGATTAACTAGATATGATAAGTTTGAAAAAAAATATCAATATAAGTTAGTTTCTAGTAGTGAAGAATATCTAATTGAATCATTTGTTATTGGAAAGTTAACTCAATTAATCCTAAAGGAAGTGATTGTATATGAATAATATAACTATCAATTTAGCCAACTTTATTAATAAGATACTTCCAGAAACGATAGAAAAGGGTTTAGAGAAAGCTGGTCAACTCATAGAAAATGAAGCCAAGATACAATTGACAGAGGGTAAAAATAAAGCAATAGATACTGGAACACTAAGAGCAAGCATTACACATAAAGTTGATAATGATAATATGAGTGTATCCATTGGAACTAATGTTGAATATGCTCCAGCAGTACATAGTGGCACATCTAAAATGAGAGAACGACCATATCTACAAGATGCAGTTGACCAAAACATGACAGAGATTATTAATTGTTTTAGAGAGTAGGTGGAATATGGTATTAGATGAAATACTAAACTTGCTTAAAACAAATTCAGAGCTTAATGCCTTATTAAATCCTACTGTTATTGACAATAAAATTTATATGTATGATACAAATAAAGATTGTAATTGTATTGTATATAAATTTATTCCTCTAACAAGTAATGGCATTAAAGCACAAGCAAGGTTAGAGATAACATGTATAAGCAAAGATTACATAGTAGCAGAGCAGATATTAGAGCAAGTAAAAAAAATCCTATTAACAATAGGAAGTAAGCACAATCAATTAAATAGTATTAAAAATGTATCCCTTAATGGTGGTGGAAGTCTAAAAGATTCAGACTTAAACACTTTCCAATTAAAGGGATTTTTTATTTTAACTTATAGAGAAGGAAGGTAATAATATGGCATTAGCAAATAAAGAAGAAATTACCCTTGGTAGTGGTGATTTATACTTAGTAGAATTTACAGATGTAATTCCAGATGATGCAACTATAGAAGTAGAAGCTAATAGAATAGGGGAACTAAGTGATGATACAACACTTGAATATTCATGTGAATGGAAAGAGGTTCAGAACTCAAAAGGTAAAGTCGTTAAGAGTTTCCCAATTAAAGAGGAAGTAAAATTAACTGCTGACATTTTATCGTGGAACACTAAAACTATTGATAAGATGGTTCAAACTGGAAAAGTAACAGAAGATGAAGTCAATGGAATACGCACCATAGAAATTGGTGGAATTAAAAACTACATAAATAAATATTATTTTGTACATTTTGTTCATACCAAAGATGATGGTAAGAAGATAAGAATTACTCTCAAAGGTAAAAATCAGAATGGATTATCACTTGTATTTGGAGCAGAGGCTACGACAATTGGTTGCGAATTTAAAGCATTTAGCATGAATACTGAAGATAGATTAGTTAAAATTTCAGAAGAAGTAGTAGGGGCTTAATTGCCCCTTTATTAAGAGGAGAGATGTATAATGCAAAGTTTTGATATGAGTGTATTCGAACAAAAAACATGGGAATTTACATTGAATGATAAAGAGAAAACAAAATTACATTTATTAAAACCTAACATGGGATTTTTAATTGAGCTAGAGAGATTTATAAAAGTAAAAAATAGTAAACAAAGCAACTTAGAAAGAATCACAGCACTAACAGAAGATATAGTATTAAAAATTCTAAATAATAACCTTGAAAATAAAGAAATTGATATAGATTTTATAAAGAAAATAGATTTTGATTTGCAAATTTTAATAATAAATCTATACTTTCAATTCGTTGAGGAAGTAATGGCAAACCCAAACTCTTAATCCCTACTTTACCATCTAATAATAGTGGTACTGGTGGGGATTTTATTTATAAGGTTATTGGAAGTGAGGACGACAATTACATTTCACTTTTAAAAGCAGTTTTAGATTTTACTGGAATGAATTATGCAGAAGTTAAAAATCTTGTATGTGATGAGTTTATGCTTTTATATAAACATTCCATTGTAAACAATCTAATGAAAACAGAAGAAGGAATGAAATTATTAAAAAGAGCCACTGGAAAGAAAGAGCCTGACATGGAACGATTAAAACAAATTTTTGGAAAGGGGGTATGATATGCAAGGTTTAGATTTGGGCACACTAAACATAAGGATTAGAACCGATGGAGTAGAAAGAACTCAGTCAGATTTAAACAGATTAAATACTACTGTTAGACAAACAGAAACTAACACGAATAGAAGTGGATTAAGTTTTAGAAATCTTGGTTCAACACTAAGAAACAGCATTGGTGATATGAAAATATTTGGTGTAAGTTTAGGAGATATGGGTAGAGTTATGAGTGGCGGTGCTGGTATGGCTGGACTTCTCGGTGGTGCTATTGGTGCATTAGCAGTACAGTTTATACAGTTAGCAGTACAAGCAATAGGAAAAGCAATACAAGCATTACAAGATTTTGTTAAACAAGGTATTGCAACTGCTAGTGCATTGAATGAAGTGCAGAACGTAATTGATGTAACTTTTGAAGATGGAGCGGATAGTGTTAATGATTGGGCGAAGAATACTGCAAGTGCGTTTGGACTTAGTGAATTACAAGCTAAAAAATATAGTGGTACTTTAGGAGCTATTTTAAAACCTTCTGGATTAGCTAATGATAGCATTAAAAATATGAGTATCAACCTAACTCAATTATCAGCGGACTTATCATCTTTTTGGAATAAAAGTACTGAGGAATCATTTAATGCTTTACGTTCAGCTATCACAGGGGAAACAGAACCAATTAAACAATTTGGTATAGTAATGAGTGTTGTTAATTTACAAGCATATGCCCTTAGCCAAGGTATAGATAAAGCCTGGCAGAGTATGACACAAGCAGAGCAAGCAACGTTGAGATATAACTATATACTTGAAAATACTAAAACTGCACAGGGGGATTTCAACAGAACACAAGAGGAGTATGCCAACGTTGGGAGAACTTTAGAAAATACTATTGATTCTGTAAGTGGTAAATTTGGTAAAGGATTATTACCAGCTCTTACAGATGCTAAGTTATATTTTATTGAGTACATTAAATCAAATGAAGAAATGATTGAGAATCTAGGTAAATCTATAGGATTTGTAGTACAAAATATAATGAAAGTTATAGAAGTTGCAACTTTACCTTTTAGAGTTAGTCTTAATATAATTGGCAAGTTTTATGAGTACATAAATCCATTAGTTGAAAAGATTACACCTATATTTGACAAGGTACGTACTACTGGCGATGGTGTTATGAATTTTTTAACTGGTAAGATTAAAAAGAGCAATGACGAGATTAAATATTCTTTTGAAACTGTTACTAATACTGCACAAGATACTTTTAATAGTATAGAAAAAGCATATACCACTTTCAAAGAAAGAGAAATGAAAAAATATGAAGAAAGTATTAGAAAATCTTTTGCTAGTGAGAGTTTAGCTAATGAAAAAGAGATACAAAGAAAATTATCAAATTATGATAGGTATTTAGATCAAAAACTTGCAAAGGATGCAGAATATGAAAGAAGAAGAGCTTCTTTATCTGGTGGAACTGGCACAATTCCAGCTCATGCCACAGGTACATTATATAGCAGAGGTGGATTAGCATTAGTTGGAGAACATGGGGCTGAATTAGTAAGATTAAGTAGTGGTGATAAAGTATCTACTCACACACAAACTAAAGAAATTATTAACAATAACAATAATACAGATAGTGGTATTGTGAATGCTTTAATGAGTAAAGTGGATGAAATAACAAGAGTACTAAAGGATATGCCATATAAAAATAATCAATTTAATAAACTAGGGGGGGTGACTGGATAAATGGGAGAAATATTTAAATCAACAGGGAGTTATACATCATCCTTAGTTTTTACGGC contains:
- a CDS encoding DUF4355 domain-containing protein; protein product: MEDNQNVNVEQEELETNENKTYTQDEMLALIQSETDKRVAQALKTQQKKFEKEMAKNKSLSALDEEGRAKAEKDMRIQELEDQLQQFRLTNTKVEIGKVLSNRGLDANLVDYVVVSDDADEAMERIEKLDKIFKNMVKIEIEKRLNTSNPKVSTVGLDGQITKEQFNKMTIQQQTDLYKNNKDLYMQLTNK
- a CDS encoding HK97-gp10 family putative phage morphogenesis protein, with the protein product MNNITINLANFINKILPETIEKGLEKAGQLIENEAKIQLTEGKNKAIDTGTLRASITHKVDNDNMSVSIGTNVEYAPAVHSGTSKMRERPYLQDAVDQNMTEIINCFRE
- a CDS encoding phage head-tail connector protein; this translates as MELLEQIKLLSDNKNDALINLLITKTKKEIETITKLTYIEAMDNVLVDIVIVKLNRKGNEGINSISASGMSESYSDKYPQYINAQLDKFIKRVKLL
- a CDS encoding phBC6A51 family helix-turn-helix protein, coding for MPKHIEGITEQMYKAIQLLVWSDKGKSEIAEEIGVARETIWRWYKRDDFMDELQKERRNKFHVAGDVAQKELLKLIKDDSDKRTQLQAIKLVLGENNMCTDKSQIDLKTTQNIKVSFIKDNEEE
- a CDS encoding minor capsid protein, producing MSNYWQERLLDDIYNKNTKALEKKVISIYKQANKSINNEITKLWLSMLEDGEISASTLYKMNRFRALQDTIQRELYKLGTIEQEYIQSTLLDSYKQSYIGTNDGYNLNTSLTIFNDNIAKNIVNANFKGAVYSDRIWLNKDKLREQIEKSIINTAITGQDVRKASRAVRDRFGVAYSDAERLIRTENMRVLNSGQMKSYIDNGYEKYRILASLDSRTSDICKEQNGNIYNFSEAIQGVNYPPFHVNCRSIAVPVIN
- a CDS encoding PBSX family phage terminase large subunit — protein: MVKQEIDLQIDERNFNEAYFPHVIDYSHRYNVYYGGRCSGKSYFISDKLLIKGLSDKRRMLFLMKEGNKVEDTIWRLFLDSIHKFQLYNQCKINKSNHTIELPNGTWVKMTGMDDPEKAKGYVDIDTVWFEECTKFNIEDIDLVDGTLRGKKKNKEIYFSFNPVDKSNWVYKYFGFDTGVVPPDTFILKTTYKDNKWCTEAEIKRLERLKERNPARYKIEAEGDFATLDKLVIPHYNIEEFDWQEKLNEDKGDKRFLALGSDFGYQDPTTLICSVVDDKNKKLYIYDEHYERGMLNTDIARMIISKNLRKEKIFFDCAEPKSIQELRKLGIERATPCKKGKDSIKHGLQKLLQYEIIVHPKCTHVIDEFNNYCYKKSKQTGEYTNEPLDNGFCHCIDALRYSLQIIKKQAKVLTIKL
- a CDS encoding phage portal protein, whose product is MFYIDKNKALTTELIDKYIEVFKANQLPRLQKLKRYYDCKNDTIINRTFADTTKPNVKIATPWGKYISDIVSAYFIGKPVTYTSKDSALLEELSAIFRYNDESTKNQQLAIDMSIYGIAYELLYLSEDKVIRFSTINPQTVIPIYDNSISEDLLYCIRFFDTKDILTDEVVTNIEVYTDSEIISYEKNKNGTVLIDSISHYFGEVPVNVYKNNNDTFGDFEKVIPLVDGYDLSLSDTANAREELNNSYLVFKNTNLEDTDILSMKEKRIIQIEDAQEGMQSAIQFLNKDSNDIEAENYKSRLEKDIHKFSYVNDLLDTKSHTSATQARLGMMGLEQLTAIKESYFKYALIRRIEMICNILSVTGSTYNFNDIAITFVRNIPLDITVLSDALSKLLPFVSRETLLSQLPFVSDVEEEMEKIAKENEINSYLMGSDVDE
- a CDS encoding recombinase family protein, which codes for MNIAYVRVSTIEQNEERQVKALEVRNIDKWFVEKVSAKDTNRKELKAMLEFAREGDTIYIHDFSRLARSTTDLLNIVEQLNKKGIHLVSNKENIDSSTPTGKLMLTMIGAINEFERTNLKERQAEGIAIAKQKGKFKGRKKIDYPQQWKEVYSQYKQREITANKAMELLNLKRNTFYNLIKEYEQER